The following are encoded in a window of Pedobacter cryoconitis genomic DNA:
- the tuf gene encoding elongation factor Tu: MAKEKFDRSKPHLNIGTIGHVDHGKTTLTAAITKVLSDAGLSEARSFDSIDSAPEEKERGITINTAHVEYSTANRHYAHVDCPGHADYVKNMVTGAAQMDGAIIVVAATDGPMPQTREHILLARQVGVPSLVVFMNKVDMVDDPELLELVEMEVRELLSFYDFPGDDIPVIQGSALGGLNGDEKWVAKIMELMDAVDSYIPIPPRLTELPFLMPVEDVFSITGRGTVATGRIERGVINSGDPVEILGMGAENLKSTVTGVEMFRKILDYGEAGDNVGLLLRGIEKTDIRRGMVICKPGSVTPHTDFKAEIYVLSKAEGGRHTPFFNKYRPQFYFRTTDVTGEITLQEGTEMVMPGDNVTINVKLINAIAMEKGLRFAIREGGRTVGAGQVTEIVK, translated from the coding sequence ATGGCAAAAGAAAAGTTTGACCGCAGCAAGCCGCACTTAAACATCGGCACTATCGGTCACGTTGACCACGGTAAAACAACCTTAACAGCAGCTATCACTAAAGTGTTATCTGATGCTGGTTTATCTGAGGCGCGTTCATTTGATTCGATTGACTCTGCTCCAGAGGAAAAAGAAAGAGGTATCACTATTAACACTGCACACGTTGAGTATTCAACTGCTAACCGTCACTATGCTCACGTTGACTGTCCAGGTCACGCGGATTACGTGAAAAACATGGTTACAGGTGCGGCGCAAATGGATGGTGCTATTATCGTTGTAGCGGCTACAGATGGTCCTATGCCACAAACTCGTGAGCACATTCTATTGGCTCGTCAGGTAGGTGTACCTTCATTGGTGGTTTTCATGAACAAAGTGGATATGGTTGATGATCCTGAATTACTAGAATTAGTAGAGATGGAAGTTCGTGAATTATTATCTTTCTATGACTTCCCAGGTGATGATATCCCAGTTATTCAAGGTTCTGCTTTAGGTGGATTGAATGGCGATGAGAAATGGGTTGCTAAAATCATGGAATTAATGGATGCTGTAGATAGCTACATTCCAATCCCTCCACGTTTAACTGAGCTTCCTTTCTTAATGCCTGTTGAAGATGTATTCTCGATCACTGGTCGTGGTACTGTTGCAACTGGTCGTATTGAGCGTGGTGTAATCAACTCTGGAGATCCTGTTGAGATCTTAGGTATGGGTGCAGAAAATCTTAAATCAACTGTAACAGGTGTTGAGATGTTCCGTAAGATCCTTGATTATGGTGAAGCAGGTGATAACGTAGGTTTATTATTACGTGGTATTGAGAAAACTGATATCCGTCGTGGTATGGTTATCTGTAAACCAGGTTCTGTAACTCCTCACACAGATTTCAAAGCTGAGATCTATGTATTATCAAAAGCTGAAGGTGGACGTCACACTCCATTCTTTAACAAATACCGTCCACAATTCTATTTCCGTACCACAGACGTTACTGGAGAGATCACTCTTCAAGAAGGAACTGAAATGGTTATGCCAGGTGATAACGTTACAATCAATGTTAAATTGATCAACGCAATCGCAATGGAAAAAGGACTTCGTTTCGCTATCCGTGAAGGTGGTAGAACAGTAGGTGCTGGTCAGGTAACTGAAATTGTAAAATAA
- the hpf gene encoding ribosome hibernation-promoting factor, HPF/YfiA family: MKITVQSIHFNADHKLLDFIQKKVDKLEQFHDQIISGEVYLKLENVDDEANKISEIKLMVPGGILFAKEQCKSFEEATDLSIESLKKQITKHKEKNRIKVSELKAVLNADEVSDY, encoded by the coding sequence ATGAAAATTACAGTTCAATCAATCCATTTCAATGCAGATCACAAACTATTAGACTTTATTCAAAAGAAAGTTGACAAGCTGGAACAGTTCCACGACCAGATCATAAGTGGGGAAGTTTATTTAAAATTAGAGAATGTAGATGATGAGGCTAACAAAATAAGTGAGATCAAACTGATGGTTCCTGGAGGAATTTTATTCGCAAAGGAACAATGCAAGTCTTTCGAAGAAGCGACAGATTTATCAATTGAGTCGTTAAAAAAGCAAATAACAAAACATAAAGAAAAAAATAGAATAAAAGTTTCTGAGCTTAAGGCAGTATTAAATGCCGATGAAGTGTCTGATTATTAG
- a CDS encoding tyrosine-type recombinase/integrase, which yields MSVESYLNYLQHEKRYSPHTVLAYRTDLVQFNEYIEQTYEMGPEEAKYVHIRDYIVHLMEDEVGANSIGRKLSSLRGFYKYLYRQKIILTSPMSLIKAPKTPERLPVFIEEQKLDHLLDSGEFFDATFSSVRDKMVIEVLFGTGMRLAELLGLKETDIDFYQESVKVLGKRKKERIIPVTKPLINQLKEYIELKSLQKFNNKTDDLFVTNKGTAVYPVFIYKIVKSYLTYISTQDKKSPHVLRHSYATSLLNRGADLNAIKELLGHASLAATQVYTHNSIERLKSIYKQAHPKA from the coding sequence ATGTCAGTAGAATCCTACCTAAACTATCTTCAGCACGAGAAGCGCTATTCTCCGCACACTGTACTTGCCTATAGAACGGACCTGGTGCAGTTTAATGAATATATTGAACAAACTTATGAAATGGGGCCTGAAGAGGCTAAATATGTGCACATCAGGGATTATATCGTTCACCTGATGGAAGATGAGGTTGGAGCCAACTCTATTGGCAGAAAGTTATCAAGCCTGCGGGGATTCTATAAATATCTTTATCGCCAGAAAATTATCCTCACCAGTCCAATGTCATTAATCAAAGCTCCTAAAACACCTGAGCGGTTACCGGTGTTTATAGAGGAACAGAAGCTGGATCACCTGCTGGACTCAGGAGAGTTCTTTGACGCGACTTTTTCTTCAGTTCGTGATAAAATGGTCATCGAAGTACTTTTCGGAACAGGGATGCGCTTAGCAGAGCTTTTAGGTTTAAAAGAAACAGACATTGATTTTTACCAGGAATCTGTCAAGGTTTTGGGAAAAAGAAAAAAAGAAAGAATTATTCCTGTGACCAAACCACTTATTAATCAGCTTAAAGAGTATATTGAGTTGAAATCGTTACAGAAATTTAATAACAAAACGGATGACTTGTTCGTTACTAATAAAGGAACAGCAGTTTACCCGGTCTTTATTTATAAGATTGTAAAAAGTTATTTGACATATATATCCACACAGGATAAAAAAAGTCCCCATGTATTACGGCATTCGTATGCAACAAGCCTGTTGAACAGGGGGGCAGATTTAAATGCGATCAAGGAATTACTCGGGCATGCCAGTTTAGCAGCAACCCAGGTTTACACGCATAATTCTATAGAAAGATTAAAATCAATATATAAACAGGCCCATCCAAAGGCATAA